The sequence TGTCCCTTTTTCATCCATTCCCCTAAAAATAACATCACCAACAGCACGATCCTCATTTTCATACAAACCTGGCTGAGATCTTAGGTCCAATAAACTGGCCACCACTTCTCAATCTTGGTTTCTAACACTTAGCACTGCTCACTTCACAATagtcataaaacattttcacttCATCCACAGTTATAGCACCAAATATCATTTCAGTACCACACACTGCTACATAGCATTATGAGCCACATTGACATGGGCTTTAACGTCCACTTTCCTATTAAACACTGATTTGCAGAGTCGACAACAATATCTACCACCGTGCATTTTCTTCATATGATTTTGTTGACTCGTTTCCGAATAAAAAGTTTCTCTACATATTTGACAATGATGAGGTTTAATGCCAATATGTTTCCTAACATGAGCGACCAAATCTCTTCTACACTTGAAGATTTTACTACAAAATTCACAAGTCTCTTTAGATCTGAAACCATGAATTTTCTTGTGACAACTCAAATTGTGctctgtataaaattgtttctcaCACATATCACAACTGTAaggtttaatttgtaaatgtatcTTATTCACATGTAGTGAAAGTTCATTTTCATTTGAGAATTCTTTTTCGCAAAAACTGCAAGTTTGCGACCTAGAAATTTTGCGTCCATTGAATTTGCCTGCATGTCTTTGGAAATGAATATCGAATGTATTCTGAGATTTAAACAACTTGTCACATAATGGACATACTTTGGTTTTATGTGTCCTTTTAtgtaatgaaaactttttcatATCCGTGAAACTTCGTCCGCATGTATCACAAACGTTACAATCTTTTTGGTGAGctaaatgaaacattttcatGTGTTCAAATAGATGGAATTTAGATTTAACTGGTTCATAGCAAACTttgcaattaatttttgtattaatatgtttCAACACATGATTCTTGAGGAAATAATCCGAGATGAAATGTTTACTACAGAAAGGACAAGTAAAATTCGGTCTTCGCAACTTTCTTTTCGGTTTTGgcttctttttaaatgttaggAATTCACTGCAAATGTCATTTACTGGTGGAGATTGCATTGCAAAATTAACATCGTCACTTATTAACTTTTCTATATCAATTGGAGATTTTTCAACATCATTTGCTTTTGGagatttttctatttcactTTCTGTTGATTCTTCTGAGTCACTTAATGTTGATTTTTCAACATCACTagctattaatttttcaacatcACTACCTATTGGTGAAAGGGCTTCATAATCCTGATATCcattaactaatttattagtttcgtcatttataatttcttcttttttattattcctttCCTTATTGACTGGATAAAGCATTTTCTTCAAATCATCAAATATCACTGTTCCAATTTCTTCATCATCAGTATTTTCAGATTTTGAACTTTCTTCAGAACTTTCTGATTCTATTCTAAATTCATCTTCCAATACTTCGATTTTCATCTGCGATTCATCATCATCTATGTATTCTTCTTCTAAAGACTTCTTTTCTGTTATAGGAAGGATTGTTTCCATAGATATTTCTACCATTACGTTGTTTTCAGGTTCTTCTATTCTATTTAAGTTATCTAACATAAGACTAATACATGTATTTAATCTATGTCTAATATATTTAACCTTACTTATAAAGATATACGATGATAATGCATGATTAAAGCATTTTTCGCATATTTTTGTCCCAGTGTAGTTATGTACTGTATTCATctgcaacaaaaaata comes from Papilio machaon chromosome 27, ilPapMach1.1, whole genome shotgun sequence and encodes:
- the LOC106711066 gene encoding zinc finger protein 616 encodes the protein MEPKLTNTASLKTYSRSKCWKVSNPKDTKSEPLTTKEAVKYLLQGSLKRRVCRFCLTATTSLSELDEILEVASSGAIFQVTIRDMVASFYPFQVSDDANFPNKICGKCLDKTINCYLFTQQCERAERAVRNCFIDISEKFDKLDPLERVKRRGRQKLNPNHNIIHVEHKNVIDYADPIINIVNAGSSLVTNNNDVQMNELECPRCWQVFTNVESLVNHEKIHPKSMWYNCKLCGNSFVKHSHYKKHMKQFHFKENTKINTEKQQFQCNECGFICEELENYLQHIEKHKFKNVLECLVEKKTDSLCGVCLDKGDTMTRLNETLCLHGGYPELSGEMTVATILTATIPEMNTVHNYTGTKICEKCFNHALSSYIFISKVKYIRHRLNTCISLMLDNLNRIEEPENNVMVEISMETILPITEKKSLEEEYIDDDESQMKIEVLEDEFRIESESSEESSKSENTDDEEIGTVIFDDLKKMLYPVNKERNNKKEEIINDETNKLVNGYQDYEALSPIGSDVEKLIASDVEKSTLSDSEESTESEIEKSPKANDVEKSPIDIEKLISDDVNFAMQSPPVNDICSEFLTFKKKPKPKRKLRRPNFTCPFCSKHFISDYFLKNHVLKHINTKINCKVCYEPVKSKFHLFEHMKMFHLAHQKDCNVCDTCGRSFTDMKKFSLHKRTHKTKVCPLCDKLFKSQNTFDIHFQRHAGKFNGRKISRSQTCSFCEKEFSNENELSLHVNKIHLQIKPYSCDMCEKQFYTEHNLSCHKKIHGFRSKETCEFCSKIFKCRRDLVAHVRKHIGIKPHHCQICRETFYSETSQQNHMKKMHGGRYCCRLCKSVFNRKVDVKAHVNVAHNAM